Proteins co-encoded in one Pseudomonadota bacterium genomic window:
- the folP gene encoding dihydropteroate synthase yields MRIGRFNLDERCPAIMGIVNATPDSFSDGGRFLEPSRAIARALELESEGADIVDIGGESSRPGSEPVSVDEELRRVIPVIEGVRRRSSVPISIDTTKARVAARALDAGAEMINDISAARFDPRMLGLAADRGVPIALMHMKGTPRTMQEAPRYGDLMAEIGSFLADAMARAEGAGVARDRLIVDPGIGFGKTVEHNLTIIAHLDELSALKAPILIGTSRKAFIGKVLDLEVDERLEGTLATLAIAVDKGASILRVHDVSPARRFLDMYESLSG; encoded by the coding sequence ATGAGGATAGGCAGATTCAATCTGGACGAGCGTTGCCCCGCGATCATGGGCATCGTGAACGCGACCCCCGATTCGTTCTCAGACGGGGGTCGTTTTCTCGAGCCGTCGCGCGCAATCGCCCGGGCCCTCGAGCTCGAGTCGGAGGGCGCGGACATCGTGGACATAGGCGGCGAATCGTCCCGCCCGGGCTCGGAGCCGGTCTCCGTCGACGAGGAGCTGCGAAGGGTGATCCCCGTGATCGAGGGGGTCAGGAGGAGGAGCTCGGTCCCGATCTCCATAGACACCACCAAGGCACGGGTTGCCGCCCGGGCACTCGACGCCGGGGCGGAGATGATAAACGACATCAGCGCCGCGCGCTTCGACCCCCGGATGCTCGGGCTGGCCGCCGACAGGGGAGTGCCGATAGCGCTCATGCACATGAAGGGCACGCCTCGCACCATGCAGGAGGCACCCCGCTACGGCGACCTCATGGCCGAGATCGGCTCTTTCCTCGCCGACGCGATGGCCCGGGCCGAGGGAGCGGGCGTGGCACGGGACAGGCTCATCGTCGACCCGGGCATCGGGTTCGGAAAGACCGTGGAGCACAATCTCACGATCATTGCGCACCTCGATGAACTGTCAGCGCTCAAGGCGCCGATCCTCATCGGCACATCAAGAAAAGCGTTTATCGGCAAAGTATTAGACTTGGAAGTTGATGAAAGACTTGAAGGGACTCTTGCCACCCTTGCGATAGCGGTGGACAAGGGCGCCTCCATTTTGAGGGTCCACGACGTGAGCCCTGCGAGGCGATTTCTCGATATGTATGAGTCCCTGTCCGGATAG
- a CDS encoding phosphoglucosamine mutase: MKDPERKIFGTDGVRGKANTAPMDSGTALALGRAAAILFARAGHRQRIVVGKDTRLSGYMIETALASGICSAGADVWLVGPLPTPGIAFIARSMRADAGAVISASHNPFDDNGIKFFDSDGFKLPDELELRMEETVLRGGGAPAGPTGASIGKAHRIDDAAGRYIQYLKGHFPGELTLLGLRLVVDCANGAGYRVAPTVFQELGAEVIEIGTRPDGLNINQGCGSLHPERMCGLVRRMKANAGIALDGDADRVIMCDEKGSVVDGDVIMALAALDRKRRGKLARDTLVATVMSNLALDRVMREHGIEVRRTKVGDRYVIDEMRGGGFNLGGEQSGHLIFLDHNTTGDGIMGALNVLAIMLREQRPLSELAKIFEPYPQVRVDVRVQRKVDFGRIPALATALESYRGELGREGRLLVRYSGTEDIARVMVEGSDRGRIRLMANELAGLIGEHLGGEGTVLP; encoded by the coding sequence ATGAAAGATCCTGAGCGGAAGATCTTCGGCACCGACGGGGTCCGCGGCAAGGCCAACACGGCCCCCATGGACTCCGGGACCGCGCTCGCCCTCGGCAGGGCGGCAGCCATTCTCTTTGCCAGGGCGGGCCACAGGCAGAGGATCGTGGTCGGCAAGGACACAAGGCTCTCCGGCTACATGATCGAGACCGCGCTGGCCTCAGGGATCTGCTCGGCGGGCGCCGACGTCTGGCTGGTGGGCCCGCTGCCCACGCCGGGCATCGCGTTCATAGCGCGCAGCATGCGCGCGGACGCGGGCGCGGTCATATCGGCCTCGCACAACCCCTTCGACGACAACGGCATCAAGTTCTTCGACAGCGACGGATTCAAGCTGCCCGACGAGCTGGAGCTCCGCATGGAGGAGACCGTCCTGCGCGGTGGTGGGGCGCCCGCCGGCCCCACTGGCGCATCGATAGGCAAGGCCCACCGCATAGATGACGCGGCCGGCCGCTACATCCAGTACCTCAAGGGGCATTTCCCGGGCGAGCTCACGCTGCTGGGGCTTCGGCTGGTGGTGGACTGCGCCAACGGCGCGGGCTACAGGGTCGCCCCCACGGTGTTCCAGGAGCTGGGCGCCGAGGTCATAGAGATAGGCACCCGTCCGGACGGGCTCAACATCAACCAGGGATGCGGCTCGCTGCACCCGGAGCGGATGTGCGGCCTGGTGCGCAGGATGAAGGCGAACGCGGGCATCGCGCTCGACGGCGACGCGGACCGCGTCATCATGTGCGACGAGAAGGGGAGCGTGGTCGACGGCGACGTCATCATGGCGCTGGCGGCCCTCGACCGCAAGCGGCGCGGAAAGCTCGCGCGCGACACGCTGGTGGCAACAGTGATGAGCAACCTCGCCCTCGACCGCGTCATGAGGGAGCATGGCATAGAGGTCAGGCGCACGAAGGTAGGCGACCGCTACGTGATCGACGAGATGCGCGGCGGCGGCTTCAACCTGGGCGGCGAGCAGTCGGGCCACCTCATCTTCCTCGATCACAACACCACCGGCGACGGGATCATGGGCGCGCTCAACGTGCTCGCGATAATGCTCCGGGAGCAAAGGCCCCTGTCGGAGCTCGCGAAGATTTTCGAACCGTACCCGCAGGTGAGGGTGGACGTGAGGGTGCAGCGGAAGGTCGACTTCGGCCGGATACCCGCGCTCGCCACCGCCCTTGAGTCGTACCGCGGCGAGCTGGGCCGCGAGGGCAGGCTCCTCGTCCGCTACTCGGGCACGGAGGACATCGCCAGGGTGATGGTTGAGGGCAGCGACCGAGGGAGGATAAGGCTCATGGCGAACGAGCTCGCAGGGCTCATCGGCGAGCACCTCGGAGGCGAAGGGACGGTGCTCCCATGA
- a CDS encoding pyridoxine 5'-phosphate synthase, which produces MIRLGVNVDHVATIRQARGTVYPDPLAAALEATAGGADQITIHLREDRRHIRDADVARMKAAIAVPLNLEMSVSEEIVSIACRERPAAATLVPERRAELTTEGGLDVAGKMAEVRAAIRRLFDAGIEVSLFIDPDLRQVEAAGEAGARRVELHTGACCDAKGSSAAERELDRLARAAGAAKGMGFRLAAGHGINYENAATIARALPEVEEYNIGHAIVARALFVGMKEAVREMRRLLNP; this is translated from the coding sequence ATGATCCGCCTCGGGGTCAACGTCGACCACGTCGCGACCATAAGGCAGGCGCGCGGGACCGTCTACCCCGACCCGCTCGCTGCGGCGCTCGAAGCGACGGCGGGCGGCGCCGACCAGATCACCATACACCTGCGCGAGGACCGAAGGCACATCCGTGACGCGGACGTGGCCCGGATGAAGGCCGCGATCGCCGTGCCGCTCAACCTCGAGATGTCGGTGTCGGAGGAGATCGTCTCCATCGCCTGCAGGGAGAGGCCTGCGGCCGCGACGCTCGTGCCGGAGCGCAGGGCCGAGCTCACGACCGAGGGGGGGCTCGACGTGGCGGGAAAGATGGCCGAGGTGCGCGCGGCGATCCGGCGCCTCTTCGATGCCGGGATCGAGGTGAGCCTCTTCATCGACCCGGATCTGCGACAGGTCGAGGCGGCCGGCGAGGCGGGCGCGCGGCGCGTTGAGCTCCACACGGGGGCCTGCTGCGACGCGAAAGGCAGCTCGGCCGCCGAAAGGGAGCTGGACAGGCTCGCGAGGGCGGCGGGCGCGGCGAAGGGCATGGGTTTCAGGCTCGCAGCCGGCCACGGGATAAACTACGAGAACGCGGCCACGATCGCGCGCGCGCTGCCCGAGGTCGAGGAGTACAACATCGGCCACGCGATCGTCGCCCGCGCCCTGTTCGTGGGGATGAAAGAGGCCGTGAGGGAGATGAGACGACTGCTGAATCCGTGA
- the acpS gene encoding holo-ACP synthase produces the protein MIIGIGVDLVDVKRFESIIYRWRERFLRRVFTENEIRYCNTKKHPAQRFATRFAAKQAFVKALFPKDQKGVRFADIEIDQQENRPVINLHGAVAELAKGRDIKRTHIMLSHDGDYGIANVVLEG, from the coding sequence ATGATCATCGGAATCGGAGTCGATCTGGTGGACGTGAAGCGCTTCGAGTCCATCATCTACCGGTGGAGGGAGCGGTTCCTGCGCCGCGTCTTCACCGAGAATGAGATAAGGTACTGCAACACCAAGAAGCACCCGGCCCAGCGCTTCGCCACGCGGTTCGCCGCGAAGCAGGCATTCGTCAAGGCGCTCTTCCCCAAAGATCAGAAGGGGGTCCGCTTCGCAGACATCGAGATAGACCAGCAGGAGAACCGGCCGGTCATCAACCTGCACGGCGCTGTGGCGGAGCTGGCCAAGGGGCGCGATATAAAGAGGACTCACATCATGCTCTCCCACGACGGCGACTACGGCATCGCCAACGTCGTCCTTGAAGGATGA